In Ochotona princeps isolate mOchPri1 chromosome 33, mOchPri1.hap1, whole genome shotgun sequence, one DNA window encodes the following:
- the RFX2 gene encoding DNA-binding protein RFX2 isoform X3, with the protein MQNSEGGSDSPASVALHPAATAQPAPASPQRVLVQAAGPAPKVAQTQPISLPRVQQVSQQVQPVQQVYPMQVHYVEGGDAVYTNGALRTAYAYNPEPQLYAPSSAASYFEAPSGAQVTVASSPPALPPHSMVGLTMDVGGSPIVSSAGAYLIHGGMDGARHSLAHTARSSPATLQWLLDNYETAEGVSLPRSSLYNHYLRHCQEHKLDPVNAASFGKLIRSVFMGLRTRRLGTRGNSKYHYYGIRLKPDSPLNRLQEDTQYMAMRQQPTHQKPRYRPAQKTDSLGDSSSHSSLHSTPEQATAAHSQHHQQYIDVSHVFPEFPVPDLGSALLQESITLRDVKALQLAYRRHCEATLDVVINLQFHYIEKLWLAFWNSKGPASDGPASLPASDEEPEGATLSKDKLVSLCKCDPILRWMRSCDHILYQALVEILIPDVLRPVPSTLTQAIRNFAKSLEGWLTNAMSDFPQRVIQTKVGVVSAFAQTLRRYTSLNHLAQAARAVLQNTAQINQMLSDLNRVDFANVQEQASWVCQCEEGVVQRLEQDFKVTLQQQSSLDQWAAWLDGVVTQVLRQHAGSPSFPKAARQFLLKWSFYSSMVIRDLTLRSAASFGSFHLIRLLYDEYMFYLVEHRVAQATGETPIAVMGEFNDLASLSLTLLDKGPQGQQRADDDQGSLHSEAPHALSSRQGLPTFRVTIWAPPWPAAKACPQRPREAGATAAPLVCQEQPLRQLPSTPPAPYRPPKASEQPAWRELTPSSPLPRPLRVRDLFMVITKETQVLWACVDLGVLLKAPPRGPGPPPSLPPGKRRLIQCNVFSFWKNVSMIILLSDFVLSRFVTDLCNVALYSIPNTLSAFSRRY; encoded by the exons AGGGTGCTGGTGCAAGCGGCTGGCCCCGCCCCCAAAGTGGCCCAGACGCAGCCCATCTCCCTCCCCAGGGTCCAGCAGGTGTCACAACAG GTCCAGCCGGTCCAGCAGGTGTACCCCATGCAGGTGCACTACGTGGAAGGGGGTGATGCCGTCTACACCAACGGGGCCCT TCGCACTGCCTATGCCTACAACCCGGAGCCTCAGCTCTATGCCCCGAGCAGCGCCGCGTCCTACTTCGAGGCCCCCAGTGGCGCGCAGGTGACTGTGGCCTCCTCCCCGCCCGCCTTGCCCCCTCACAGCATGGTGGGCCTCACCATGGACGTCGGGGGCAGCCCCATCGTCTCCAGCGCAGGAGCCTACCTCATCCACGGGGGCATGGATGGCGCCAGGCACTCGCTGGCTCACACGGCCCGCTCCTCGCCAGCCACG TTGCAGTGGCTACTGGATAACTATGAGACAGCGGAAGGCGTGAGCCTGCCCCGAAGCTCCCTCTACAACCACTACCTCCGGCACTGCCAGGAACACAAGCTTGACCCGGTCAATGCCGCGTCCTTCGGCAAGCTCATCCGCTCCGTGTTCATGGGCCTGCGCACGCGGCGCCTGGGGACCAG GGGCAATTCCAAGTATCATTATTACGGTATCCGGCTGAAGCCAGACTCGCCCCTGAACCGGCTGCAGGAGGATACCCAGTACATGGCCATGCGGCAACAGCCCACACACCAGAAACCCAG GTATCGACCCGCCCAGAAGACAGACAGCCTGGGGGACAGCAGCTCTCACAGCAGCCTACACAGCACGCCCGAGCAGGCCACGGCCGCCCACAGCCAGCACCACCAGCAGTACATAG ATGTCTCCCATGTCTTCCCTGAATTCCCAGTGCCCGACCTGGGCAGCGCCCTGCTACAGGAGAGCATCACGCTGCGCGACGTCAAGGCCCTACAGCTGGCCTACCGGCGGCACTGCGAG GCGACCCTGGACGTGGTCATCAACCTACAGTTTCACTACATTGAAAAGCTGTGGCTTGCCTTCTGGAATTCCAAGGGCCCCGCCAGCGACGGCCCCGCCTCACTGCCTGCCAG CGACGAGGAGCCCGAGGGCGCCACACTCTCCAAGGACAAGCTGGTCTCCCTGTGCAAGTGCGACCCCATCCTCAGGTGGATGCGGAGCTGTGACCACATCCTCTACCAGGCCCTGGTGGAGATCCTCATTCCAGACGTGCTGAGGCCCGTCCCCA GTACCCTGACTCAAGCCATCCGCAATTTTGCCAAGAGCTTGGAGGGCTGGCTCACCAATGCCATGAGCGACTTTCCCCAACGCGTCATCCAAACCAAG GTGGGCGTGGTGAGCGCCTTCGCGCAGACCCTGCGGCGCTACACGTCCCTCAACCACCTGGCGCAGGCGGCGCGCGCCGTGCTGCAGAACACGGCGCAGATCAACCAGATGCTCAGCGACCTCAACCGCGTGGACTTCGCCAACGTGCAG GAGCAAGCGTCCTGGGTGTGCCAGTGCGAGGAGGGCGTGGTGCAGCGGCTGGAGCAGGACTTCAAGGTGACGCTACAGCAGCAGAGCTCGCTGGATCAGTGGGCCGCCTGGCTGGACGGTGTGGTCACCCAGGTGCTCAGGCAGCATGCCGGCAGCCCCAGCTTCCCCAAGGCCGCCCGGCAGTTCCTGCTCAAGTGGTCCTTTTACAG ctccATGGTGATCCGGGACCTGACCCTGCGAAGCGCCGCCAGTTTTGGCTCCTTCCACCTCATCCGGCTGCTCTACGACGAGTACATGTTCTACCTGGTGGAGCACCGCGTGGCGCAGGCCACAGGCGAGACGCCCATCGCCGTCATGGGCGAG TTCAACGATCTTGCCTCCCTGTCGTTGACGCTGCTGGACAAAG GTCCTCAAGGCCAGCAAAGAGCAGATGACGACCAGGGCAGCCTGCACAGTGAAGCCCCACACGCCCTCAGCTCCAGGCAGGGCTTGCCCACGTTCAGGGTCACCATCTGGGCACCACCATGGCCTGCAGCAAAGGCGTGTCCCCAGCGGCCAAGGGAGGCCGGTGCCACAGCCGCTCCACTCGTGTGCCAAGAACAGCCCCTTAGGCAGCTCCCCTCAACTCCCCCAGCACCGTACCGCCCCCCCAAAGCCTCAGAGCAGCCGGCCTGGCGCGAGCTCACCCCCTCTtccccccttccccgccccctgcGAGTCCGTGACCTCTTCATGGTCATCACCAAGGAAACCCAAGTGCTGTGGGCTTGCGTGGACCTGGGTGTGCTGCTCAAGGCCCCGCCGAGAGGGCCCGGGCCCCCGCCCTCCCTGCCGCCCGGGAAGCGCCGTCTAATTCAATgcaatgttttctctttttggaaaaatgtttctatGATAATTTTGCTGTCTGATTTTGTTCTTAGCAGGTTTGTTACGGATCTATGTAATGTTGCACTATATTCAATCCCAAACACTTTGTCCGCGTTCAGCCGAAGGTACTAA
- the RFX2 gene encoding DNA-binding protein RFX2 isoform X1 yields the protein MRPSATAAHGAAAGPPNSSREQSMQNSEGGSDSPASVALHPAATAQPAPASPQRVLVQAAGPAPKVAQTQPISLPRVQQVSQQVQPVQQVYPMQVHYVEGGDAVYTNGALRTAYAYNPEPQLYAPSSAASYFEAPSGAQVTVASSPPALPPHSMVGLTMDVGGSPIVSSAGAYLIHGGMDGARHSLAHTARSSPATLQWLLDNYETAEGVSLPRSSLYNHYLRHCQEHKLDPVNAASFGKLIRSVFMGLRTRRLGTRGNSKYHYYGIRLKPDSPLNRLQEDTQYMAMRQQPTHQKPRYRPAQKTDSLGDSSSHSSLHSTPEQATAAHSQHHQQYIDVSHVFPEFPVPDLGSALLQESITLRDVKALQLAYRRHCEATLDVVINLQFHYIEKLWLAFWNSKGPASDGPASLPASDEEPEGATLSKDKLVSLCKCDPILRWMRSCDHILYQALVEILIPDVLRPVPSTLTQAIRNFAKSLEGWLTNAMSDFPQRVIQTKVGVVSAFAQTLRRYTSLNHLAQAARAVLQNTAQINQMLSDLNRVDFANVQEQASWVCQCEEGVVQRLEQDFKVTLQQQSSLDQWAAWLDGVVTQVLRQHAGSPSFPKAARQFLLKWSFYSSMVIRDLTLRSAASFGSFHLIRLLYDEYMFYLVEHRVAQATGETPIAVMGEFNDLASLSLTLLDKGPQGQQRADDDQGSLHSEAPHALSSRQGLPTFRVTIWAPPWPAAKACPQRPREAGATAAPLVCQEQPLRQLPSTPPAPYRPPKASEQPAWRELTPSSPLPRPLRVRDLFMVITKETQVLWACVDLGVLLKAPPRGPGPPPSLPPGKRRLIQCNVFSFWKNVSMIILLSDFVLSRFVTDLCNVALYSIPNTLSAFSRRY from the exons AGGGTGCTGGTGCAAGCGGCTGGCCCCGCCCCCAAAGTGGCCCAGACGCAGCCCATCTCCCTCCCCAGGGTCCAGCAGGTGTCACAACAG GTCCAGCCGGTCCAGCAGGTGTACCCCATGCAGGTGCACTACGTGGAAGGGGGTGATGCCGTCTACACCAACGGGGCCCT TCGCACTGCCTATGCCTACAACCCGGAGCCTCAGCTCTATGCCCCGAGCAGCGCCGCGTCCTACTTCGAGGCCCCCAGTGGCGCGCAGGTGACTGTGGCCTCCTCCCCGCCCGCCTTGCCCCCTCACAGCATGGTGGGCCTCACCATGGACGTCGGGGGCAGCCCCATCGTCTCCAGCGCAGGAGCCTACCTCATCCACGGGGGCATGGATGGCGCCAGGCACTCGCTGGCTCACACGGCCCGCTCCTCGCCAGCCACG TTGCAGTGGCTACTGGATAACTATGAGACAGCGGAAGGCGTGAGCCTGCCCCGAAGCTCCCTCTACAACCACTACCTCCGGCACTGCCAGGAACACAAGCTTGACCCGGTCAATGCCGCGTCCTTCGGCAAGCTCATCCGCTCCGTGTTCATGGGCCTGCGCACGCGGCGCCTGGGGACCAG GGGCAATTCCAAGTATCATTATTACGGTATCCGGCTGAAGCCAGACTCGCCCCTGAACCGGCTGCAGGAGGATACCCAGTACATGGCCATGCGGCAACAGCCCACACACCAGAAACCCAG GTATCGACCCGCCCAGAAGACAGACAGCCTGGGGGACAGCAGCTCTCACAGCAGCCTACACAGCACGCCCGAGCAGGCCACGGCCGCCCACAGCCAGCACCACCAGCAGTACATAG ATGTCTCCCATGTCTTCCCTGAATTCCCAGTGCCCGACCTGGGCAGCGCCCTGCTACAGGAGAGCATCACGCTGCGCGACGTCAAGGCCCTACAGCTGGCCTACCGGCGGCACTGCGAG GCGACCCTGGACGTGGTCATCAACCTACAGTTTCACTACATTGAAAAGCTGTGGCTTGCCTTCTGGAATTCCAAGGGCCCCGCCAGCGACGGCCCCGCCTCACTGCCTGCCAG CGACGAGGAGCCCGAGGGCGCCACACTCTCCAAGGACAAGCTGGTCTCCCTGTGCAAGTGCGACCCCATCCTCAGGTGGATGCGGAGCTGTGACCACATCCTCTACCAGGCCCTGGTGGAGATCCTCATTCCAGACGTGCTGAGGCCCGTCCCCA GTACCCTGACTCAAGCCATCCGCAATTTTGCCAAGAGCTTGGAGGGCTGGCTCACCAATGCCATGAGCGACTTTCCCCAACGCGTCATCCAAACCAAG GTGGGCGTGGTGAGCGCCTTCGCGCAGACCCTGCGGCGCTACACGTCCCTCAACCACCTGGCGCAGGCGGCGCGCGCCGTGCTGCAGAACACGGCGCAGATCAACCAGATGCTCAGCGACCTCAACCGCGTGGACTTCGCCAACGTGCAG GAGCAAGCGTCCTGGGTGTGCCAGTGCGAGGAGGGCGTGGTGCAGCGGCTGGAGCAGGACTTCAAGGTGACGCTACAGCAGCAGAGCTCGCTGGATCAGTGGGCCGCCTGGCTGGACGGTGTGGTCACCCAGGTGCTCAGGCAGCATGCCGGCAGCCCCAGCTTCCCCAAGGCCGCCCGGCAGTTCCTGCTCAAGTGGTCCTTTTACAG ctccATGGTGATCCGGGACCTGACCCTGCGAAGCGCCGCCAGTTTTGGCTCCTTCCACCTCATCCGGCTGCTCTACGACGAGTACATGTTCTACCTGGTGGAGCACCGCGTGGCGCAGGCCACAGGCGAGACGCCCATCGCCGTCATGGGCGAG TTCAACGATCTTGCCTCCCTGTCGTTGACGCTGCTGGACAAAG GTCCTCAAGGCCAGCAAAGAGCAGATGACGACCAGGGCAGCCTGCACAGTGAAGCCCCACACGCCCTCAGCTCCAGGCAGGGCTTGCCCACGTTCAGGGTCACCATCTGGGCACCACCATGGCCTGCAGCAAAGGCGTGTCCCCAGCGGCCAAGGGAGGCCGGTGCCACAGCCGCTCCACTCGTGTGCCAAGAACAGCCCCTTAGGCAGCTCCCCTCAACTCCCCCAGCACCGTACCGCCCCCCCAAAGCCTCAGAGCAGCCGGCCTGGCGCGAGCTCACCCCCTCTtccccccttccccgccccctgcGAGTCCGTGACCTCTTCATGGTCATCACCAAGGAAACCCAAGTGCTGTGGGCTTGCGTGGACCTGGGTGTGCTGCTCAAGGCCCCGCCGAGAGGGCCCGGGCCCCCGCCCTCCCTGCCGCCCGGGAAGCGCCGTCTAATTCAATgcaatgttttctctttttggaaaaatgtttctatGATAATTTTGCTGTCTGATTTTGTTCTTAGCAGGTTTGTTACGGATCTATGTAATGTTGCACTATATTCAATCCCAAACACTTTGTCCGCGTTCAGCCGAAGGTACTAA
- the RFX2 gene encoding DNA-binding protein RFX2 isoform X2 gives MRPSATAAHGAAAGPPNSSREQSMQNSEGGSDSPASVALHPAATAQPAPASPQRVLVQAAGPAPKVAQTQPISLPRVQQVSQQVQPVQQVYPMQVHYVEGGDAVYTNGALRTAYAYNPEPQLYAPSSAASYFEAPSGAQVTVASSPPALPPHSMVGLTMDVGGSPIVSSAGAYLIHGGMDGARHSLAHTARSSPATWLLDNYETAEGVSLPRSSLYNHYLRHCQEHKLDPVNAASFGKLIRSVFMGLRTRRLGTRGNSKYHYYGIRLKPDSPLNRLQEDTQYMAMRQQPTHQKPRYRPAQKTDSLGDSSSHSSLHSTPEQATAAHSQHHQQYIDVSHVFPEFPVPDLGSALLQESITLRDVKALQLAYRRHCEATLDVVINLQFHYIEKLWLAFWNSKGPASDGPASLPASDEEPEGATLSKDKLVSLCKCDPILRWMRSCDHILYQALVEILIPDVLRPVPSTLTQAIRNFAKSLEGWLTNAMSDFPQRVIQTKVGVVSAFAQTLRRYTSLNHLAQAARAVLQNTAQINQMLSDLNRVDFANVQEQASWVCQCEEGVVQRLEQDFKVTLQQQSSLDQWAAWLDGVVTQVLRQHAGSPSFPKAARQFLLKWSFYSSMVIRDLTLRSAASFGSFHLIRLLYDEYMFYLVEHRVAQATGETPIAVMGEFNDLASLSLTLLDKGPQGQQRADDDQGSLHSEAPHALSSRQGLPTFRVTIWAPPWPAAKACPQRPREAGATAAPLVCQEQPLRQLPSTPPAPYRPPKASEQPAWRELTPSSPLPRPLRVRDLFMVITKETQVLWACVDLGVLLKAPPRGPGPPPSLPPGKRRLIQCNVFSFWKNVSMIILLSDFVLSRFVTDLCNVALYSIPNTLSAFSRRY, from the exons AGGGTGCTGGTGCAAGCGGCTGGCCCCGCCCCCAAAGTGGCCCAGACGCAGCCCATCTCCCTCCCCAGGGTCCAGCAGGTGTCACAACAG GTCCAGCCGGTCCAGCAGGTGTACCCCATGCAGGTGCACTACGTGGAAGGGGGTGATGCCGTCTACACCAACGGGGCCCT TCGCACTGCCTATGCCTACAACCCGGAGCCTCAGCTCTATGCCCCGAGCAGCGCCGCGTCCTACTTCGAGGCCCCCAGTGGCGCGCAGGTGACTGTGGCCTCCTCCCCGCCCGCCTTGCCCCCTCACAGCATGGTGGGCCTCACCATGGACGTCGGGGGCAGCCCCATCGTCTCCAGCGCAGGAGCCTACCTCATCCACGGGGGCATGGATGGCGCCAGGCACTCGCTGGCTCACACGGCCCGCTCCTCGCCAGCCACG TGGCTACTGGATAACTATGAGACAGCGGAAGGCGTGAGCCTGCCCCGAAGCTCCCTCTACAACCACTACCTCCGGCACTGCCAGGAACACAAGCTTGACCCGGTCAATGCCGCGTCCTTCGGCAAGCTCATCCGCTCCGTGTTCATGGGCCTGCGCACGCGGCGCCTGGGGACCAG GGGCAATTCCAAGTATCATTATTACGGTATCCGGCTGAAGCCAGACTCGCCCCTGAACCGGCTGCAGGAGGATACCCAGTACATGGCCATGCGGCAACAGCCCACACACCAGAAACCCAG GTATCGACCCGCCCAGAAGACAGACAGCCTGGGGGACAGCAGCTCTCACAGCAGCCTACACAGCACGCCCGAGCAGGCCACGGCCGCCCACAGCCAGCACCACCAGCAGTACATAG ATGTCTCCCATGTCTTCCCTGAATTCCCAGTGCCCGACCTGGGCAGCGCCCTGCTACAGGAGAGCATCACGCTGCGCGACGTCAAGGCCCTACAGCTGGCCTACCGGCGGCACTGCGAG GCGACCCTGGACGTGGTCATCAACCTACAGTTTCACTACATTGAAAAGCTGTGGCTTGCCTTCTGGAATTCCAAGGGCCCCGCCAGCGACGGCCCCGCCTCACTGCCTGCCAG CGACGAGGAGCCCGAGGGCGCCACACTCTCCAAGGACAAGCTGGTCTCCCTGTGCAAGTGCGACCCCATCCTCAGGTGGATGCGGAGCTGTGACCACATCCTCTACCAGGCCCTGGTGGAGATCCTCATTCCAGACGTGCTGAGGCCCGTCCCCA GTACCCTGACTCAAGCCATCCGCAATTTTGCCAAGAGCTTGGAGGGCTGGCTCACCAATGCCATGAGCGACTTTCCCCAACGCGTCATCCAAACCAAG GTGGGCGTGGTGAGCGCCTTCGCGCAGACCCTGCGGCGCTACACGTCCCTCAACCACCTGGCGCAGGCGGCGCGCGCCGTGCTGCAGAACACGGCGCAGATCAACCAGATGCTCAGCGACCTCAACCGCGTGGACTTCGCCAACGTGCAG GAGCAAGCGTCCTGGGTGTGCCAGTGCGAGGAGGGCGTGGTGCAGCGGCTGGAGCAGGACTTCAAGGTGACGCTACAGCAGCAGAGCTCGCTGGATCAGTGGGCCGCCTGGCTGGACGGTGTGGTCACCCAGGTGCTCAGGCAGCATGCCGGCAGCCCCAGCTTCCCCAAGGCCGCCCGGCAGTTCCTGCTCAAGTGGTCCTTTTACAG ctccATGGTGATCCGGGACCTGACCCTGCGAAGCGCCGCCAGTTTTGGCTCCTTCCACCTCATCCGGCTGCTCTACGACGAGTACATGTTCTACCTGGTGGAGCACCGCGTGGCGCAGGCCACAGGCGAGACGCCCATCGCCGTCATGGGCGAG TTCAACGATCTTGCCTCCCTGTCGTTGACGCTGCTGGACAAAG GTCCTCAAGGCCAGCAAAGAGCAGATGACGACCAGGGCAGCCTGCACAGTGAAGCCCCACACGCCCTCAGCTCCAGGCAGGGCTTGCCCACGTTCAGGGTCACCATCTGGGCACCACCATGGCCTGCAGCAAAGGCGTGTCCCCAGCGGCCAAGGGAGGCCGGTGCCACAGCCGCTCCACTCGTGTGCCAAGAACAGCCCCTTAGGCAGCTCCCCTCAACTCCCCCAGCACCGTACCGCCCCCCCAAAGCCTCAGAGCAGCCGGCCTGGCGCGAGCTCACCCCCTCTtccccccttccccgccccctgcGAGTCCGTGACCTCTTCATGGTCATCACCAAGGAAACCCAAGTGCTGTGGGCTTGCGTGGACCTGGGTGTGCTGCTCAAGGCCCCGCCGAGAGGGCCCGGGCCCCCGCCCTCCCTGCCGCCCGGGAAGCGCCGTCTAATTCAATgcaatgttttctctttttggaaaaatgtttctatGATAATTTTGCTGTCTGATTTTGTTCTTAGCAGGTTTGTTACGGATCTATGTAATGTTGCACTATATTCAATCCCAAACACTTTGTCCGCGTTCAGCCGAAGGTACTAA
- the RFX2 gene encoding DNA-binding protein RFX2 isoform X4, translated as MRPSATAAHGAAAGPPNSSREQSMQNSEGGSDSPASVALHPAATAQPAPASPQRVLVQAAGPAPKVAQTQPISLPRVQQVSQQVQPVQQVYPMQVHYVEGGDAVYTNGALRTAYAYNPEPQLYAPSSAASYFEAPSGAQVTVASSPPALPPHSMVGLTMDVGGSPIVSSAGAYLIHGGMDGARHSLAHTARSSPATLQWLLDNYETAEGVSLPRSSLYNHYLRHCQEHKLDPVNAASFGKLIRSVFMGLRTRRLGTRGNSKYHYYGIRLKPDSPLNRLQEDTQYMAMRQQPTHQKPRYRPAQKTDSLGDSSSHSSLHSTPEQATAAHSQHHQQYIDVSHVFPEFPVPDLGSALLQESITLRDVKALQLAYRRHCEATLDVVINLQFHYIEKLWLAFWNSKGPASDGPASLPASDEEPEGATLSKDKLVSLCKCDPILRWMRSCDHILYQALVEILIPDVLRPVPSTLTQAIRNFAKSLEGWLTNAMSDFPQRVIQTKVGVVSAFAQTLRRYTSLNHLAQAARAVLQNTAQINQMLSDLNRVDFANVQEQASWVCQCEEGVVQRLEQDFKVTLQQQSSLDQWAAWLDGVVTQVLRQHAGSPSFPKAARQFLLKWSFYSSMVIRDLTLRSAASFGSFHLIRLLYDEYMFYLVEHRVAQATGETPIAVMGEFNDLASLSLTLLDKDDMSNERSSEVDGDACGLGEPLVKRERSDPSHPLQGI; from the exons AGGGTGCTGGTGCAAGCGGCTGGCCCCGCCCCCAAAGTGGCCCAGACGCAGCCCATCTCCCTCCCCAGGGTCCAGCAGGTGTCACAACAG GTCCAGCCGGTCCAGCAGGTGTACCCCATGCAGGTGCACTACGTGGAAGGGGGTGATGCCGTCTACACCAACGGGGCCCT TCGCACTGCCTATGCCTACAACCCGGAGCCTCAGCTCTATGCCCCGAGCAGCGCCGCGTCCTACTTCGAGGCCCCCAGTGGCGCGCAGGTGACTGTGGCCTCCTCCCCGCCCGCCTTGCCCCCTCACAGCATGGTGGGCCTCACCATGGACGTCGGGGGCAGCCCCATCGTCTCCAGCGCAGGAGCCTACCTCATCCACGGGGGCATGGATGGCGCCAGGCACTCGCTGGCTCACACGGCCCGCTCCTCGCCAGCCACG TTGCAGTGGCTACTGGATAACTATGAGACAGCGGAAGGCGTGAGCCTGCCCCGAAGCTCCCTCTACAACCACTACCTCCGGCACTGCCAGGAACACAAGCTTGACCCGGTCAATGCCGCGTCCTTCGGCAAGCTCATCCGCTCCGTGTTCATGGGCCTGCGCACGCGGCGCCTGGGGACCAG GGGCAATTCCAAGTATCATTATTACGGTATCCGGCTGAAGCCAGACTCGCCCCTGAACCGGCTGCAGGAGGATACCCAGTACATGGCCATGCGGCAACAGCCCACACACCAGAAACCCAG GTATCGACCCGCCCAGAAGACAGACAGCCTGGGGGACAGCAGCTCTCACAGCAGCCTACACAGCACGCCCGAGCAGGCCACGGCCGCCCACAGCCAGCACCACCAGCAGTACATAG ATGTCTCCCATGTCTTCCCTGAATTCCCAGTGCCCGACCTGGGCAGCGCCCTGCTACAGGAGAGCATCACGCTGCGCGACGTCAAGGCCCTACAGCTGGCCTACCGGCGGCACTGCGAG GCGACCCTGGACGTGGTCATCAACCTACAGTTTCACTACATTGAAAAGCTGTGGCTTGCCTTCTGGAATTCCAAGGGCCCCGCCAGCGACGGCCCCGCCTCACTGCCTGCCAG CGACGAGGAGCCCGAGGGCGCCACACTCTCCAAGGACAAGCTGGTCTCCCTGTGCAAGTGCGACCCCATCCTCAGGTGGATGCGGAGCTGTGACCACATCCTCTACCAGGCCCTGGTGGAGATCCTCATTCCAGACGTGCTGAGGCCCGTCCCCA GTACCCTGACTCAAGCCATCCGCAATTTTGCCAAGAGCTTGGAGGGCTGGCTCACCAATGCCATGAGCGACTTTCCCCAACGCGTCATCCAAACCAAG GTGGGCGTGGTGAGCGCCTTCGCGCAGACCCTGCGGCGCTACACGTCCCTCAACCACCTGGCGCAGGCGGCGCGCGCCGTGCTGCAGAACACGGCGCAGATCAACCAGATGCTCAGCGACCTCAACCGCGTGGACTTCGCCAACGTGCAG GAGCAAGCGTCCTGGGTGTGCCAGTGCGAGGAGGGCGTGGTGCAGCGGCTGGAGCAGGACTTCAAGGTGACGCTACAGCAGCAGAGCTCGCTGGATCAGTGGGCCGCCTGGCTGGACGGTGTGGTCACCCAGGTGCTCAGGCAGCATGCCGGCAGCCCCAGCTTCCCCAAGGCCGCCCGGCAGTTCCTGCTCAAGTGGTCCTTTTACAG ctccATGGTGATCCGGGACCTGACCCTGCGAAGCGCCGCCAGTTTTGGCTCCTTCCACCTCATCCGGCTGCTCTACGACGAGTACATGTTCTACCTGGTGGAGCACCGCGTGGCGCAGGCCACAGGCGAGACGCCCATCGCCGTCATGGGCGAG TTCAACGATCTTGCCTCCCTGTCGTTGACGCTGCTGGACAAAG ACGACATGAGCAACGAGCGCAGCAGTGAGGTGGACGGAGATGCCTGCGGCCTGGGCGAGCCCCTCGTGAAACGGGAGCGCAGTGACCCAAGCCATCCCCTACAGGGCATCTAG